The Mus musculus strain C57BL/6J chromosome 2, GRCm38.p6 C57BL/6J genome has a window encoding:
- the Olfr1168 gene encoding olfactory receptor 1168: protein MINQSSVTTFILVGFSEYPHLQPPLFLMIMTIYTVTLVGNVGIILVRRINPKLHTPMYFFLSHLSFLDICYSSVFTPKLLEILIVEHRTISLNGCMTQFFFGCACVITEMFMLAVMAYDRFVAVCNPLLYTVAMSHQLCALLVAGSYMWGGLCAVIITYTLVELSYCEPGIIDHFGCEYSAIVSVSCSDPSFSQMVCLVISILSEGSSLLITMASYVFIVVTIIKMPSKDGLRKAFSTCTSHLTAISIFHGIILLLYCIPNAKSSKLLVKVATVLYTVLIPMLNPLIYSLRNKDVKETVKRLISSKLHSQTI from the coding sequence ATGATAAACCAGAGTTCTGTAACCACATTTATTCTGGTGGGTTTCTCAGAATATCCACACCTACAGCCACCCCTCTTCCTTATGATAATGACCATTTACACAGTCACTCTGGTAGGAAATGTAGGCATAATTTTGGTCAGAAGGATCAACCCTAAGcttcacacacccatgtacttttttctgagccatctttcattTTTGGATATATGTTATTCTAGTGTATTTACACCAAAATTGTTAGAGATCTTGATTGTGGAACATAGAACTATTTCTTTAAATGGTTGCATGACACAGTTTTTCTTTGGCTGTGCATGTGTGATTACAGAGATGTTCATGTTAGCAGTGATGGCCTATGACAGGTTTGTGGCTGTTTGCAACCCCCTGCTCTATACTGTTGCTATGTCTCATCAATTGTGTGCTCTCCTAGTAGCTGGAAGTTATATGTGGGGAGGTCTGTGTGCTGTGATAATCACATACACTCTTGTAGAGCTCTCTTATTGTGAACCTGGCATCATTGATCACTTTGGCTGTGAATATTCAGCCATTGTCTCTGTATCCTGTTCTGACCCCTCCTTCAGCCAGATGGTATGCTTAGTCATTTCCATATTAAGTGAGGGTAGTAGCCTTCTTATCACTATGGCCTCCTATGTCTTCATCGTTGTCACAATCATCAAGATGCCTTCTAAAGATGGACTCAGAAAAGCCTTCTCCACCTGTACTTCACACCTGACTGCCATCAGCATCTTCCATGGGATTATTCTCCTTCTCTACTGTATACCCAATGCAAAGAGCTCAAAGCTGCTGGTCAAAGTAGCAACTGTACTCTATACAGTCCTTATACCCATGCTGAACCCCCTCATCTACAGCCTAAGGAACAAAGATGTAAAAGAGACAGTCAAGAGGCTCATCAGCTCAAAATTGCACTCTCAGACAATATAA